A genomic segment from Salvia splendens isolate huo1 chromosome 13, SspV2, whole genome shotgun sequence encodes:
- the LOC121759903 gene encoding NADH dehydrogenase [ubiquinone] 1 beta subcomplex subunit 10-B-like: MGRKKGATLVHDGPPDDFDPENPYKDPVAMLEMREYLVREKWIDIEKAKILREKVKWCYRVEGINHLQKCRHLVHQYLESTRGIGWGKDHRPHVFHGPKVEATAD, encoded by the exons ATGGGGCGGAAGAAGGGGGCGACGCTGGTGCACGACGGGCCGCCGGACGACTTCGACCCGGAGAACCCCTACAAGGACCCGGTGGCGATGCTGGAGATGAGGGAGTATCTCGTCAGGGAGAAGTGGATCGACATCGAGAAGGCTAAGATCCTGAGAGAGAAGGTCAAATGGTGCTACCGAGTCGAAGGCATCAATCATCTCCAGAAATGCCGCCACCTCGTCCACCAGTATCTCGAATCTACCCGCGGAATCGGTTGGGGCAAGGACCACCGCCCCCACGTCTTCCACG GTCCGAAGGTGGAGGCGACTGCCGATTGA